Below is a window of Paenibacillus bovis DNA.
GCTCCAGCATAACAATTTCATCCGGTAAAAGACGCTGATCCAGCATCAATAGTTTATCTTCAGCCCAGCGAAGAGAAAGAAGCGGTTCAAAAGGTGCTTTGACCGGAACCTCGTTGGATGGAATCTGATTATTCATAATAGAGAATCACTCCCTTGGATAATTATAAACATTAGAATATAGGATATCGGAAAACTATGTTTTTGCCCAGTCTTTTTTCTGTTTTATTTCCTGCAACAGTACTGGTTTTTTCGGGAGTTGAGCGTCTCTTATCAACTGCTTATTTCATGCGGTGATTGTTTCGTCAATTGCTCACACGGGTAAGATGTATGCAGATGAGCCTGACATGTTTATCAATTTCACCAAAATTTATAGAAGTGAGGGATAAGGACTATGTCTAACATTACAAACGAAAACTCTACTCAAACCAAACGCGTTGAAGAACTATTGAATCTGCAGGTGGCAAACCTGAATGTACTATATGTAAAAATTCACAACTTCCACTGGTATGTAAAAGGTGAGAACTTCTACACACTGCATATCAAATTCGAAGAACTATACAATGAAGTAACGCTGAAAATGGACGAAATCGCTGAGCGTCTGCTGACACTCAAAGGTTCTCCAGCAGCGACAATGAAAGAATACCTGGAAATGTCCAGTATTCAAGAAGCCAACGGCAGCGAAGATGCTCGTACAATGGTACAAACCATTATCGAAGACTTTGCCACAGTATGTGAGCAGTTCCAGGAAACAATCGAACTGGCTGACGAGTCCGGTGACCAACCGACAGCAGATATGCTGATCGCGTTCAAAGCGGATCTGGAAAAACACATGTGGATGCTGCGCTCTTTCCTGGGCTAAGCTCTCTGCACCTGATTATTGCATCATAAATAATAACTATGAACCGCAATCTGTCTTATGGACAGGTTGCGGTTTTTTATACGGAATTCCTTATAACCCAACTTCATAGTAGAAATATAATAATATCGAATACATAATAGTAAAAATATGGTAATATTAATGAGCAATATCTATTTACCAAAAAATAGAAGGAGGTAAATAAGGATCAAAATCCGGTTCTGATAGTAGGCACCATTTATTAAATTGGAATTCCTGAAACGGCAACACGAGAAAATCATCAGAAAAAGGAAGAAAACAAAAGAAGAGCAATAAGCCAAAAGAAAAGAAAAAGCTCAAAGAAATTGTAAGCGCAATCATTTATGGATCTGCTTGGTTGGTATTTATTCACAACGTAAAGGAGAAATGAAAATGAGAGTAGCTTCATGGTTGAAGGGCATTTCATTTATACTTTTGTTACCGCTGATTTTCAGTTGGGTATTGCCTGCTGGTTCGGCAAACGCCAAGCCGTCTGTTTCACCTCAAACCGAGCCACCACCGGAATATTTCCATCATAATTGGTTTGAACCGATTTATCTTGGAGGCAATGCACGGGATTCTTCTGCTGAATGGACAACAAATAACAAAACAGATGTATCGGTTTCTTTTAGTATGGAAGGAGAGGGCGAACTAACGGTTTCTTATGAAGTATATGGTTATTATAGTGGATGGACTCCTATGCACTCTGTAACCTTTACGGAATCCGGTAACTATGATTACAAAATGGGCTACTATCCTACGTTCCCGGATGATTTCTACCGATATCGTGTTGCCTACTATTTAAAAGAAACAAACGGACCATTTAGTGTATTTGGTGATGTGACGATTGATTATTATGACCGCTGGATTCCAACAGGTGGTGGCTGGTAATTCATATCGTCTATTTGGAGTGTCCTTGCATCCATCAAAGATGCTGCTCGGATTCTGATAGGGAACAGGACATTTTTGGATAGAATATAATGTAGTGTACTATTCTGCGGATCGCCGCTTATGTCTATTTTATTCAAGCCATGGTTTGCAGCGAGTGCAAATCATGGCTTCTATTCGTAAATTAGATGCACCCATTTGCTTAGCTTTCTTTTATAATAAAGAAAAATAGGGTAATGGCAAATCATGATGATCGGGAGGTTTGCAGAAGATGTATATGGATCATGGACGTTTTGTCGTAGAAGACAAAGACATTTCTGCAATCTGGTGTTACCGGGATCGGGATGGCATTCATTTTGAAGATGGATTTCGATTTGAAATGCAGCTGCAGGATATTGTCATCTATCCAGGCAGTATACATACTGTCGAACTGCCTGCCGAATTGGCTTTTTCTGCGGATAAAGGTATCGAGGATACGATTCGGGCCGCCATTTATCAAAATATCGGATTTGCAGAGGAGGAGAGCATCTAATGAACAAACAGGTTATCGCGCTCAAAGAATGGGCATCTGCTATTCGTGCACTGGAGCAGGGACAGCAGATTCTGTTAATGCGCAAAGGCGGAATCGTCGAAGAAACACGTGATTTTGAACTGAAAGTGAATGCTTTTTATCTGTATCCGACTTACGAGCATCAGCGCCGCGAGTTACTCAAACCGGAGTATCGGCATCTGGTGGACGAATCTATGCAGGACTGGTCCCCTGAGCAAAATACAGCCACGATCCGTCTCTATGCCGAGGTGACGGACGACCTGGAAATCTACGATCAGCAGCAGCTGGATCGGCTCCGTGATACTCACATCTGGACGGATACGTTTGCTGAGGAACGTCTGCGCTGGAAAAAGAAAAACCCGCTTCATGTACTTATCCTGCGGGTATATATAATTGAACGACCGGTGGATATCCCAATAGAGGAGCAGTATATCGGCTGCAAATCGTGGATATCCATACCAAGTGGTTCGGTGACGAGCGAATTGACGCCGGTGCTGGACGCTGCGGAGTTTGAGAGAATGAGGTCTGTTGTATTGCAATCGCTGCAGGAACAGAACATTCCGGACATAAAGCTTGACTGAGTCGATCGGTCAGGCTTTTTATTTTTAGTTTGGGGTTGGTGGAGGCGAGGGGTTGAGGTGGAGCAGGGGCCGCTGCGGCAAGGGATTGTCCGGCTGTCCTCTGGTTAAGAATGGATATTCTGAAAAGGGTACAGCGGGAATATCCATTCTTAAATGTCGTCCTGCCGGACAATTCCCTTCCC
It encodes the following:
- a CDS encoding Dps family protein; this encodes MSNITNENSTQTKRVEELLNLQVANLNVLYVKIHNFHWYVKGENFYTLHIKFEELYNEVTLKMDEIAERLLTLKGSPAATMKEYLEMSSIQEANGSEDARTMVQTIIEDFATVCEQFQETIELADESGDQPTADMLIAFKADLEKHMWMLRSFLG
- a CDS encoding DUF1802 family protein — encoded protein: MNKQVIALKEWASAIRALEQGQQILLMRKGGIVEETRDFELKVNAFYLYPTYEHQRRELLKPEYRHLVDESMQDWSPEQNTATIRLYAEVTDDLEIYDQQQLDRLRDTHIWTDTFAEERLRWKKKNPLHVLILRVYIIERPVDIPIEEQYIGCKSWISIPSGSVTSELTPVLDAAEFERMRSVVLQSLQEQNIPDIKLD